A region of the Arachis hypogaea cultivar Tifrunner chromosome 15, arahy.Tifrunner.gnm2.J5K5, whole genome shotgun sequence genome:
TTTGGTCCCTAATAGATCTATAGCATCATATGTGACTGGAATATCCCGTGCACTTCAAAGAAAGGGGCATCTGGTTGAGGTTATAATGCCAAAGTAATGAAGAAATTTGTTCCTTTGATTTTCCTTTTTGCTTCTGTTACTTATTATTTATCCAAGTAATTGTAGCTTAATTCAGCATGAGGCTTTTGAAACTATTTTGTTGCATGTCCATTATTCTATTTATAACGCTGATGTTTTTGGCTATAACTGATGCCCTTGTAGGTATGCTTCTTTGAACCTAGATGAAGTGCAAGGTTTGCGTAAACTTACCATAGAGGCTTACTCATATTTTAATGGTCAATTACATGAGAACAGAATTTGGACTGGGTTAGTTTGACTTTCTTCGTATACTCAATTACCTTCTATTTCATATAAAGTAAATTTCATAATATTTATGGTTGGGGACAGAAGAGTTACTAAAAGATATTTGAATTGAAGTTTTACGCCGCGTTTCTTCTTTAGGAGATACTGTTTTTCCTTTCATCTATGTTCTCTGTGTGACAGTGTTGTTCATGGCATTGGAGTCACGTTGATTGAGCCATTGCGCTACTCATCGTTTTTCAGTCGTGAGATGATAAATGGCTATCCAGACGATTTCGAAAGGTGAGTGGCCTCACATGTTACTTTTCATCTATTAAAGTTGCAAGTAACATTATAGGAATCAATGTCAAATttatgcagaagttttaaatagTTAAGAAGTAAAAAATTGGAAGGATGATAGTTtgttcaaatttgatttttctaattttttagttttgaaaatatatattttacattgtGCCACCACTAGCATACAAATGGATAATTAAATCCGAAAGATCAAAATAATGGTAGGTGAATGGACTGAGGCCATTTAATATTTTTCCTTGTCAACATATTTTGCTTGTCACCATCTGAGAAAGAGATTGAATGGGCATAGCTAGTCTCTATTTGGTATTTTACTTTTTGGTTgagagaggaaagtgaaaattatCAAAACAAAGAATTTTGTCCTCTCTAATTGTCAAGAATCATGGAATAGTATCTTATTGTTTCTTCGCTCTTCAGGTTCTCTTATTTTTCTCGCGCCTCACTGGATTATATAGTAAAATGTGGGAAGCAGCCTGATGTATTGCATCTGCATAACTGGGAGACTGCTATTGTTGGGCCTCTTTTCTGGGATATATTCGCTAATCAGGTTTCTGATTTTTAGTTAATTGTATCTTTTGAATATTTTCAACTGCGCCAAGAAAAGTATTTGGATAGTGATGAAACTTTTTTTCCCCTCAAGATTCAATAAAATTTTCACTTCAAGAACAGATCAGTTTTCTTGATTCTTGGaatataactcaaaaaataaaaacttaagtcTTGAAAGCTGAAGATGGTTTTTTTTCTTGGGAACATCTTGAGATCATGCCATTTGACCCTAATGAGATTTCAATAATCTTTTTTAGGGACTTGAGAATACCAGAATTTTACTGACATGCCACGGCTTCAATTCACAGGCTAGTAGGTTATCTTAATCTTGACATTTCTTCCGTCtgaaatttgcatttaatttgcaGGAAATTTACACACTATGATAATATATCCACCATGATGTCTTCTTACTTTCCATATTTCTATTGACTAGTGTAAAGTTGTTTTACATTGTCAATGCGAAGAAATTATTCTCTTTTGCTTATGGAGTTATGTTTTCTTTGGTACATGTCAATCTTATAGTTACTTGATGTACCATATATGTTATAGTGTACTGAGCAACCAGATAAATTGGCCTTATGTGGGCTTGATCCTGAAAGACTTAATCTTCCTGATCGTTTGCAAGACAACATCAACATGGAACGTGTCAATATTTTGAAGGTAAAGTTACTTAGTCTTCTCCTACTCTTGATCTTTTCAAACAATTGCAAGATTCTTATTGAAAAACTCATCAGGCTTTTCTTTTCTAGCTCTAGAATCAGATGAATCACTTTGATACCAAAAGTAGAAGGTGTACACATAAAGTTGTGCGTATAACATTCCTCCTTTTCCCATTTCACGAGGATTCATAAGAAGCCTAGAACTTTCTCTTCTACCTTAGTATTAAATTGTGAATTTAAAGAATCATTTTAGTTTGTATCTCATAGCAAGGCAGGGTCATTATTCTCTTGTAAGTGGGACAGAATAAATGCTTCTGCTTGCAGGTTAATTTATGCGTACAATCAACTTGTTTGCTAGATTAATACCCCGTCAAGTTGCGGTCATTAATTGTTGAATGATATCATATGATAAACCAAAAAACATTTTAGAAACTTGAAGCGTATATCCACTTTATGACTTGTCCATCACTGAGTATTCTGTCAAATTTGCAGGGGGGAGTCGTCTATTCGAATAGAGTTTTAATAATGTCATCTGTCCATCCGAAACACACAATGGTTCATAATCTGAGTCATGGTCTAGAACCTACTTTAAATATTCATTGGTAAGTATCTTGTTGTCACACTTCTCCTCTCTTGTATAATGATGAGGTGGGGATGTTCAGTATCCTTGCAAATCAGTATGAAATTGACAGTTATCTTAGCAGAGAGAACTGGTTGAAGGAAAGTTGTGTTTGGTTGCAGGGACAAGTTGGCCATTGCTCCCTATGGATTTGACAAATCAACATGGGATCCTTCATCAGACTCTTTTCTACCAGAAAATTTTAATGCTGAAAATATGAATGGAAAAGTTGTTTGCAAAGTTAGATTGCAGCAGCAGCTGGGGTTATCTGAACGTGCTTCTAATATTCTTGCAAGTGTCTTGCCCCTTGTTGCTTTTAACCCTTGCTTGTTTGTGTGCTATACCATATGCTAGCAGGGTTATACAAGACCTAGTTTCATGGAATACATCAAGCCATTTGTTTCATGCTAATTAAAGCTCAAACACACTGCAAATATTTAGTTTGTGGACAATGATATATTCTATGCTTTACTGTTAAAGTTGTATATGTGTTGATTTTTCACTGTTTAACACCTTGTGACATTGGCTCTTCACTAGGAATCGGAATTATGGAATTAACATTTCCATCAAATAGTAGGGCGGTTTGCCGCTTAGGTTAACTGCAAACAAGATCTACTTGTATGTAATTTGAAGAATTTGGAGATAAAATGggaaaaatatgaaaatagaaTACAACTCATGCCTCTATTCACTCCCTAAGCCGTTTTTATGGAAATTTTCATAGATTTGTTTGTGACCAAATTAAGTTTAGGGTGGACTTATTTGAGTATTGTTTTCTTAATAGTAACTTTTATAATTAGCACATGCTGTATTAATAGATTTTGCACACATGGTTTTACTTGGCTTGTTTGTTCCAAATTTTCTTTCTCAGGTTGCATGCATTTTTCCGAAAGGAGCTGAACTTGATGTGCATAAAATGAAGGGCATCATCTTGCATGCTAGGCAGCAGAACATCCAGGTTGCTTCTTCTATAGAACATTAGAACTTGTACTTTCTCAGTAGTGGTGATAAGAGGAAGGTCATAACATAGCACACAATGCATATGAATTTTCTGTTGGCTCATCAAACAAACATAAGATTTATTGGTCAACATTTTTTTGGTCATAACATAGCACAGAATGCATATGAATTTTCTGTTGGCTCATCAAACAAACATAAGATTTATTGGtggacattttttttttcaataatgaaATATACCACAAAGCAAAGAGGTTCTGTATGAAATGGTTCTGGCAATGGAAAATCCTTCTCCGGGAGGATTTACCATTGAGGATCAGTTTTTTGTTTATTGATATATTTCAATTCTGTGCAGTTTATATTCATGGGGACTAATGAAGGATCAGTGATGAACCAGACACTGGAAGGGCTTAAGAAGGAGATCAAGGTAGCTTCTAGATTACCCTCATTTTCTTGTGTGTATTTCTTGATTACCATGGCAAAGCACCGAATCTCGGTTCTCAGTCTAGCTCCCTTGTCAAATTGCTGGGGCATATCTTGAATGAAAATTTAAATGCCATTTATGTGGTGTTTTAATTTCCTTAATTTTGATATTACGTTGTCGAAATGCTCtatgaataatatatttattatgtcACGCCATGCGATGTCTTCTATTAATTATTTGGTGATATGCAGGATAATAAAATTCGAATCGTGGTCAAATACGATGAAGCTCTGTTGCATTTAGTCTTTGCAGGATCTGACATCATCTTGTGCCAATCTTTTCTTGATCCTACTGATGAAATCCCAGTAAGAGCTTCTTCTCCTGTCATCCATTTAACTTTGATGACATACTACACATAAAGTATTTCTAGAAGGTTCTTATTGCAAGTTATTTTCCCTCTCGTGAATGTTTAGCATTTGattgttatgaattttacatattTTGATGTAGCATTAAAAGCATAATCTAGGAAGAGAGTATAGTTTGAAGTGGAAATTTTCATGTATTGTTATTTGGTGAGTAATATGATAGCTCAATGATAGGATTTTCATATTTTGCATGTGTGAAGCTCAAAGCGTTAAGATATGGAGCAGCTCCAATAACACATCTTTGTGAAGCTACTATAAACAGGTAATCATTGTCCCATAATAGTAATTTCGAAAAATCTATCGCGATCGCTTTTTGTACCTTCTTAGATCAATGTATTTCGATTTAATTATATCCAATACATTAATCTAAAGATTTACAGAAAAAGAATGACAGTAATAGATAAAAGTAAAGTAcgtaaaaactcaggtgcagtcgattttacgtgaagttgatagctgagagtcgttagataaaaatttagtcaaatcagtcaaatcatctagcggctctcaattatcaacttcacgtgtaattgactgcacctgagttttcaccttttttgtatatatattttgtgaTACTTGCATAATTTATTTATACAAGAGCTATACTTTTTGATAGGAACTTCATTCACCATGACCAAGAGGCCACTAAGTATTCACAGTTAATCAACTCAACCTTTGGAAACATGTCTCTTAACCTTGCCGTTGATGAAATTGTATGTAGTTTCTCATCATCATTTTATCTTTCCAAGTTTATGTTGTATAGTTAAATATTAAAGAACACTGATCAATTGTTTTCACTTTCATGTGTCCATAGAGGAATAACCCATCAAAGTGGAGACAAAGAATGATAGAAGCAATGACACAAGACTTTTCATGGGATGGTGAATGCTATGATGCTCATGTTGAAGCATACTCAGCTATTAAGAACTTGTGAACTAGGTCtcatatttatgtaatttttttattttattttatttttggtgtttatTTTTCATCAAGTTACAATGattgaaaataagaaatattgatatattctttttaaaaattaataaagatatgTGTGTTAAAGTTTATAGTCATGTATTAAAAACAATCATTTACGTTTGAAATTGTTATAATTAATCATAAATTTGTTATAAATGATATCATAGAACTTGCAAAGCAATATTAACTTGATCTCAAgatatattttctttattttttttatttattatttttttgtataagtGAGTTATCACTTTCCATTATGATTTTTGGATCGATGAAAAATAATCTCTATTTTACTTACGCTTTATTGATAACACATTTTAATCTAAGTAGCtttcaagaaaaggaaaaatatatATGCCAACGGCTTAAAACTTGAAGTTTATTAGTATGATTATcatatgatataaataaaaaacaaattaattttctcttcagtGCATTCATTTGATGGTCAACTCAACCATGTTAGAAAACACATAGCGAAACTTTTTGGTAATACTAATACTAGTTACCTAGTAACTACCAACAATCTGTAACCTTTACGTGATGTAAAAGATAAGACATTAATTATTGGTTTAAGTTAGCGGCATCTAttttcaaccaaaaaaaaaaaaagatagaggacactttttaatttagatgtGGGAAGGAAAATATGTAGAATCTAGATATGAAGTATATAGGTACTTTACACAATTGTATGATTAGGAGCACAAATTAAATCGTTCGATTTTTAAGTACacaaatcattttttttaattttttagatgcAAATCGAAGGATTCCATTACTTtcactaaaatttaaattttctcttttaCATTAATCAGACTGTCTAATTAGTaagcataatttttttattagtaagcataatttttttatgaagaaATCAGATGATCTAATTTCTAACTCActgtttaaaaa
Encoded here:
- the LOC112747388 gene encoding probable starch synthase 4, chloroplastic/amyloplastic isoform X3, translating into MFEEAQQNILYLNKERLKAIDELNKTKREKQSLLSMVKKLTVEKMAGACRDNQSVCSDLLLRIDSMVLNNVISPGEASELRRLVISHKVGVYDVFNVTANKGDSELLGELRQFSYGSKKSGFHIVHICTEMAPLVPNRSIASYVTGISRALQRKGHLVEVIMPKYASLNLDEVQGLRKLTIEAYSYFNGQLHENRIWTGVVHGIGVTLIEPLRYSSFFSREMINGYPDDFERFSYFSRASLDYIVKCGKQPDVLHLHNWETAIVGPLFWDIFANQGLENTRILLTCHGFNSQCTEQPDKLALCGLDPERLNLPDRLQDNINMERVNILKGGVVYSNRVLIMSSVHPKHTMVHNLSHGLEPTLNIHWDKLAIAPYGFDKSTWDPSSDSFLPENFNAENMNGKVVCKVRLQQQLGLSERASNILVACIFPKGAELDVHKMKGIILHARQQNIQFIFMGTNEGSVMNQTLEGLKKEIKDNKIRIVVKYDEALLHLVFAGSDIILCQSFLDPTDEIPLKALRYGAAPITHLCEATINRNFIHHDQEATKYSQLINSTFGNMSLNLAVDEIRNNPSKWRQRMIEAMTQDFSWDGECYDAHVEAYSAIKNL
- the LOC112747388 gene encoding probable starch synthase 4, chloroplastic/amyloplastic isoform X1; amino-acid sequence: MMATLFNAALGIPSSPCFSFSKQSTLSPLRCLRNNQDVNGFHEHRLEIEGDKNVEKSKSITGDDHAKPDFSGMFEEAQQNILYLNKERLKAIDELNKTKREKQSLLSMVKKLTVEKMAGACRDNQSVCSDLLLRIDSMVLNNVISPGEASELRRLVISHKVGVYDVFNVTANKGDSELLGELRQFSYGSKKSGFHIVHICTEMAPLVPNRSIASYVTGISRALQRKGHLVEVIMPKYASLNLDEVQGLRKLTIEAYSYFNGQLHENRIWTGVVHGIGVTLIEPLRYSSFFSREMINGYPDDFERFSYFSRASLDYIVKCGKQPDVLHLHNWETAIVGPLFWDIFANQGLENTRILLTCHGFNSQCTEQPDKLALCGLDPERLNLPDRLQDNINMERVNILKGGVVYSNRVLIMSSVHPKHTMVHNLSHGLEPTLNIHWDKLAIAPYGFDKSTWDPSSDSFLPENFNAENMNGKVVCKVRLQQQLGLSERASNILVACIFPKGAELDVHKMKGIILHARQQNIQFIFMGTNEGSVMNQTLEGLKKEIKDNKIRIVVKYDEALLHLVFAGSDIILCQSFLDPTDEIPLKALRYGAAPITHLCEATINRNFIHHDQEATKYSQLINSTFGNMSLNLAVDEIRNNPSKWRQRMIEAMTQDFSWDGECYDAHVEAYSAIKNL
- the LOC112747388 gene encoding probable starch synthase 4, chloroplastic/amyloplastic isoform X2; protein product: MMATLFNAALGIPSSPCFSFSKQSTLSPLRCLRNNQDVNGFHEHRLEIEGDKNVEKSKSITGDDHAKPDFSDILYLNKERLKAIDELNKTKREKQSLLSMVKKLTVEKMAGACRDNQSVCSDLLLRIDSMVLNNVISPGEASELRRLVISHKVGVYDVFNVTANKGDSELLGELRQFSYGSKKSGFHIVHICTEMAPLVPNRSIASYVTGISRALQRKGHLVEVIMPKYASLNLDEVQGLRKLTIEAYSYFNGQLHENRIWTGVVHGIGVTLIEPLRYSSFFSREMINGYPDDFERFSYFSRASLDYIVKCGKQPDVLHLHNWETAIVGPLFWDIFANQGLENTRILLTCHGFNSQCTEQPDKLALCGLDPERLNLPDRLQDNINMERVNILKGGVVYSNRVLIMSSVHPKHTMVHNLSHGLEPTLNIHWDKLAIAPYGFDKSTWDPSSDSFLPENFNAENMNGKVVCKVRLQQQLGLSERASNILVACIFPKGAELDVHKMKGIILHARQQNIQFIFMGTNEGSVMNQTLEGLKKEIKDNKIRIVVKYDEALLHLVFAGSDIILCQSFLDPTDEIPLKALRYGAAPITHLCEATINRNFIHHDQEATKYSQLINSTFGNMSLNLAVDEIRNNPSKWRQRMIEAMTQDFSWDGECYDAHVEAYSAIKNL
- the LOC112747388 gene encoding probable starch synthase 4, chloroplastic/amyloplastic isoform X4; translation: MVKKLTVEKMAGACRDNQSVCSDLLLRIDSMVLNNVISPGEASELRRLVISHKVGVYDVFNVTANKGDSELLGELRQFSYGSKKSGFHIVHICTEMAPLVPNRSIASYVTGISRALQRKGHLVEVIMPKYASLNLDEVQGLRKLTIEAYSYFNGQLHENRIWTGVVHGIGVTLIEPLRYSSFFSREMINGYPDDFERFSYFSRASLDYIVKCGKQPDVLHLHNWETAIVGPLFWDIFANQGLENTRILLTCHGFNSQCTEQPDKLALCGLDPERLNLPDRLQDNINMERVNILKGGVVYSNRVLIMSSVHPKHTMVHNLSHGLEPTLNIHWDKLAIAPYGFDKSTWDPSSDSFLPENFNAENMNGKVVCKVRLQQQLGLSERASNILVACIFPKGAELDVHKMKGIILHARQQNIQFIFMGTNEGSVMNQTLEGLKKEIKDNKIRIVVKYDEALLHLVFAGSDIILCQSFLDPTDEIPLKALRYGAAPITHLCEATINRNFIHHDQEATKYSQLINSTFGNMSLNLAVDEIRNNPSKWRQRMIEAMTQDFSWDGECYDAHVEAYSAIKNL